A single region of the Lotus japonicus ecotype B-129 chromosome 4, LjGifu_v1.2 genome encodes:
- the LOC130713825 gene encoding protein OXIDATIVE STRESS 3 LIKE 2-like yields MPLALETDRGLGLRRSRFIPCDSIYDEDIPEEDSDCSDASSIGRNSVSSDDDSDREDSGEVEEQSTFKSPLDTMNDLEEELPLKKGISKFYNGKSKSYTSLADAAAVTSVQQMAKPEDPYAKKRKDLLARNMLIARSRSCAYNLGGISKRSANIGGGKSCLNLSSSEEGQSSATSLSPPFPLPPLHPHPHAHSNKASANKSQPPPPWRTYSWSDLHSVVAEVHEISGLAICSGNDGNKVH; encoded by the exons ATGCCGTTAGCTCTGGAAACCGATCGAGGACTTGGCCTCAGAAGGTCCAGATTCATCCCCTGCGACTCGATCTACGATGAGGATATTCCGGAGGAGGATTCCGACTGCAGCGACGCCTCCTCCATCGGAAGGAACAGTGTCTCGTCGGATGACGACTCCGACCGGGAAGACTCCGGCGAGGTTGAGGAACAGAGCACGTTCAAAAGCCCCTTAGATACCATGAATGATTTGGAAGAGGAGTTACCCCTCAA GAAAGGCATATCCAAGTTTTATAACGGTAAATCGAAGTCCTACACAAGCTTAGCAGATGCCGCAGCTGTAACATCCGTGCAACAAATGGCAAAGCCAGAGGACCCTTATGCCAAAAAACGAAAGGATCTGCTTGCCCGCAACATGTTAATTGCGAGGAGTCGTAGTTGTGCGTATAATCTTGGTGGAATTTCGAAGCGATCAGCTAACATAGGTGGAGGAAAATCATGTCTTAATTTGAGCAGCAGTGAGGAGGGGCAAAGCAGCGCCACATCATTATCTCCACCTTTCCCTCTTCcacctcttcatcctcatccACATGCTCATAGTAATAAGGCATCTGCAAACAAATCACAACCTCCTCCTCCTTGGAGGACATACTCTTGGTCTGATCTGCATTCTGTTGTTGCTGAGGTTCATGAGATATCTGGCTTGGCAATTTGTAGTGGAAACGATGGCAATAAAGTACACTGA
- the LOC130710074 gene encoding pro-cathepsin H-like — translation MARWSLLLLTVVLGVAAAAGSSSFEDSNPIRLVSDLEEQVLQVIGQTRHAVSFARFASKYGKRYDSVEEIQHRFRIFSENLELIKSTNKKRLSYKLGLNHFADLSWDEFRTQKLGAAQNCSATLIGNHKLTDAVLPAEKDWRKESIVSEVKDQAHCGSCWTFSTTGALEAAYAQAHGKNISLSEQQLVDCAGAFNNFGCNGGLPSQAFEYIKYNGGIALEKEYPYTAKDEACKFTAENVAVRVLDSVNITLGAEDELKHAVAFARPVSVAFQVVDGFRLYKEGVYTSDTCGNTPMDVNHAVLAVGYGVENNVPYWIIKNSWGSTWGDHGYFKMELGKNMCGVATCASYPIVA, via the exons ATGGCACGGTGGTCTCTGCTTCTTCTTACGGTGGTGCTCGGTGTCGCTGCGGCGGCAGGATCGTCCAGCTTCGAGGACTCCAATCCAATTCGTTTGGTCTCAGACCTGGAGGAGCAGGTTCTTCAGGTGATCGGTCAAACCCGCCATGCTGTCTCCTTCGCACGCTTCGCTAGCAAATACGGCAAGCGATACGATTCCGTAGAGGAGATTCAGCATCGGTTCCGGATCTTCTCTGAGAATCTCGAATTGATCAAATCCACCAACAAGAAGCGTCTCTCATACAAGCTCGGTCTCAATC ATTTCGCGGATTTGAGTTGGGATGAGTTCAGAACTCAGAAACTCGGTGCTGCTCAAAATTGCTCTGCCACTCTCATAGGCAATCACAAGCTTACTGATGCTGTTCTTCCTGCAGAG AAAGACTGGAGAAAAGAATCCATAGTTAGCGAAGTTAAAGATCAAGCCCATTGCGGATCTTGCTGGACATTCAG CACAACTGGAGCGCTAGAGGCAGCTTACGCGCAGGCCCATGGAAAAAATATCTCACTTTCTGAGCAGCAGCTTGTGGATTGTGCTGGTGCTTTCAATAACTTTGGCTGCAACGGCGGCTTGCCATCCCAAGCCTTTGAATATATTAAATACAATGGTGGCATCGCTTTGGAGAAAGAATATCCCTACACCGCGAAAGATGAGGCCTGCAAATTTACAGCAGAAAATGTTGCTGTTCGAGTCCTTGACTCTGTCAACATCACCTTG GGTGCTGAGGATGAATTGAAACATGCGGTTGCTTTTGCGCGGCCAGTTAGTGTGGCATTTCAGGTGGTGGATGGCTTCCGTTTATATAAGGAAGGAGTTTACACGAGTGACACTTGTGGCAACACCCCCATG GATGTGAATCATGCTGTTCTTGCTGTTGGGTACGGAGTCGAAAATAATGTACCTTATTGGATCATTAAAAATTCATGGGGCAGTACCTGGGGTGACCATGGCTACTTCAAGATGGAATTGGGGAAGAATATGTGCG GTGTTGCAACTTGTGCATCTTATCCTATTGTGGCTTGA
- the LOC130710073 gene encoding pentatricopeptide repeat-containing protein At2g06000, translating to MLSFLHGITNLMTLSLFTRIQASKIALARCFTLTQLTYASCDKGSITKPEAWFVKIVSTLFLHSNSLDTRVLSYFGKHLTPSLVLEVVKRLNNPILGFKFFQFTREKLNVHHSFWTYNMLLRSLCQKGLHSSAKLLYDCMRFDGKLPDSRLLGFLVSSFALADRLDVSKELLAEAQCNKVQVNAVVYDNLLSVLVKHNKLDDAICLFRELMKSHSHLETSTFNVLMGGLCSAGDVDEAFKFLNGMRSFGCSPDIVTYNTLLHGLCRIKEVDRARDLLKEVGLKSKFSPNVRSYTTVISGYCKLSKMKEASSLFDEMDRSGTKPNAFTFNSLIDGFVKVGNMDSALGIYKKMLFHGCPPDVVTFTSLIEGYCRVGKVNYGLDLWHEMNTRNISASLHTFSVLISYLCKSNRLQEARDLLRQLKRTDIVPQPSIYNHVIDGYCKSGNVDEANAIVVEMEEKCKPDKFTFTILIAGHCMKGRAPDAIVIFYKMLATGCSPDEITVRILSSCLLKSGMPGEAARIKESLHENQGDSLKKSYYEGTNSDVPFSVH from the coding sequence ATGCTTTCATTTCTACATGGCATCACCAACCTGATGACTCTCTCACTCTTCACGAGGATTCAAGCTTCCAAGATAGCACTTGCTCGTTGCTTCACTCTTACTCAGTTAACATATGCTTCCTGTGATAAAGGGTCAATCACAAAACCTGAAGCTTGGTTTGTCAAGATTGTTTCTACTCTCTTTCTTCACTCAAACTCATTGGATACTAGAGTTTTGAGTTATTTTGGTAAGCATTTAACTCCTTCACTTGTTTTAGAGGTTGTTAAAAGGCTAAACAATCCCATTTTGGGTTTCAAGTTCTTTCAGTTTACCAGGGAGAAGTTGAATGTGCATCATTCATTTTGGACTTATAATATGCTTTTGAGGTCCCTATGTCAAAAGGGTCTCCACAGTTCAGCAAAACTGCTATATGATTGTATGAGGTTTGATGGGAAGTTGCCTGATAGTAGGTTGTTGGGGTTTTTggtttcttcttttgcattGGCTGATAGGCTTGATGTTTCCAAGGAATTACTTGCTGAAGCTCAGTGCAATAAGGTTCAAGTAAATGCTGTTGTTTATGATAACTTATTGAGTGTCTTGGTAAAACATAATAAGTTAGATGATGCCATTTGTCTATTTAGGGAGCTTATGAAATCACATTCGCATCTTGAGACTTCCACGTTTAACGTTTTAATGGGAGGTTTGTGTAGTGCCGGCGATGTTGATGAAGCGTTTAAGTTTCTCAATGGTATGAGAAGTTTTGGTTGTTCCCCTGATATAGTTACATATAACACTCTTCTACATGGTTTGTGTAGAATTAAGGAGGTCGATAGAGCAAGAGATTTACTAAAAGAAGTTGGTTTAAAAAGTAAGTTTTCCCCTAATGTTAGAAGTTATACAACAGTGATATCAGGTTATTGCAAATTGAGTAAGATGAAGGAGGCGTCTTCTCTTTTTGATGAAATGGATAGATCCGGAACTAAGCCTAATGCATTTACTTTTAATTCCCTTATTGATGGCTTTGTAAAAGTAGGTAACATGGATTCTGCACTAGGTATCTACAAGAAGATGCTCTTCCACGGTTGTCCTCCTGATGTTGTTACTTTCACTTCCCTAATTGAGGGTTATTGCCGAGTTGGGAAGGTTAACTATGGTTTGGACCTGTGGCACGAAATGAATACGAGAaatatttccgcaagtttgcaTACTTTCTCTGTTCTTATCAGTTATCTGTGCAAGAGCAATAGACTACAAGAAGCTCGTGACCTTTTGAGACAATTGAAGCGGACTGACATTGTTCCACAGCCTTCTATCTACAATCATGTCATTGACGGATATTGTAAATCTGGGAATGTTGATGAGGCTAATGCAATTGTAGTAGAAATGGAGGAGAAATGCAAACCTGATAAGTTTACATTTACTATTCTTATTGCTGGGCATTGTATGAAAGGAAGAGCACCTGATGCAATTGTCATCTTTTACAAAATGTTGGCAACTGGTTGTTCCCCAGATGAAATAACTGTTAGAATTTTAAGTTCCTGTCTTTTGAAGTCTGGAATGCCTGGTGAGGCTGCCCGCATTAAGGAAAGCCTACATGAGAACCAGGGAGATTCACTTAAAAAATCTTATTATGAAGGTACAAATTCAGATGTGCCATTTTCGGTTCATTAA